Proteins found in one Polyodon spathula isolate WHYD16114869_AA chromosome 10, ASM1765450v1, whole genome shotgun sequence genomic segment:
- the LOC121321952 gene encoding potassium voltage-gated channel subfamily H member 7-like yields the protein MVSVNEVNHTELKGESANESQGKNDIFGEMIHLYAKPGKSSADVRALTYCDLHKIQREDLLEVLDMYPEFADYFLTNLELTFNLRDDNSKFSFTAAIPHHSSETQGSVGVLRSRGPIGIFLQPGTPEQMSAGYRPLEDKDQPRKCLSLTCRGHQRATDYSQSNDSDEEDGTVRKRKNSFKRKTERDSDDYSLYAVVSSEDKDGETTKENPTYFQCSNKDSEERKDSSLSFSTTGEEETKPLCSGIIGYPAFVNPAEIQTKSRLEKLSHSYKDLRAGEWERKKPKEYPDESAQSAVSQVARGLSEIESDIMYGEVEHRLDLLQEQLNRLESQMTTDMKTVLQILQRQSTLGPPAYSTVTASSEYQRPAIRVQPVAAIKTDRSFSTSSQSPEVLDLEKPTLKPKESLSSGVHLNTASEDNLNSFFEQERDLTSQFHQQQSKSVLLPRHPSLPDSSPSTIGMLGLHRHVSDPGLPGK from the exons ATGGTGTCCGTCAATGAAGTTAACCATACCGAACTGAAAGGGGAGagcgctaatgaaagtcaag GGAAGAATGACATATTTGGAGAAATGATCCATCTGTATGCAAAACCTGGAAAGTCCAGTGCAGACGTCAGAGCTTTAACGTATTGTGATCTGCATAAAATTCAAAGAGAAGATCTCCTGGAGGTTCTGGATATGTATCCAGAGTTTGCTGATTACTTTTTGACTAATTTGGAGCTAACATTTAACCTAAGAGATGACAATTCCAAG TTCTCCTTTACCGCGGCGATTCCCCACCACAGCTCAGAGACCCAaggctcagtgggcgtcctccgatcccgcGGGCCAATCGGCATCTTTTTACAACCAGGAACTCCAGAGCAGATGTCAGcaggctaccggcctctggaggacaaagaccagccaaGGAAATGTCTGTCCCTGACCTGTAGGGGTCACCAAAGAGCG ACTGACTATTCACAAAGTAATGATTCAGATGAGGAGGACGGTACAGTTCGTAAAAGAAAAAATTCCTTTAAACGCAAAACAGAGAGAG ACTCTGATGATTATTCCCTTTATGCAGTGGTGAGCAGTGAAGATAAGGATGGTGAAACAACAAAAGAGAACCCGACATATTTCCAATGTTCAAATAAAGATTCAGAAGAGAGGAAAGACAGCTCATTATCTTTTTCAACCACTGGGGAAGAAGAAACTAAGCCATTATGTTCTGGTATCATTGGATATCCTGCATTTGTTAATCCAGCTGAGATCCAGACCAAAAGCAGACTTGAAAAACTGAGTCATTCTTACAAAG ATCTCAGAgctggagaatgggagagaaaaAAACCAAAGGAATATCCCGATGAGTCAGCACAATCTGCAGTATCTCAAGTTGCAAGAGGTCTCTCAGAAATTGAAAGTGACATTATGTATGGGGAAGTGGAGCACAGATTAGACTTGCTTCAGGAACAGCTAAATAG GCTGGAATCACAGATGACGACTGACATGAAAACAGTTCTTCAGATACTGCAGCGGCAATCCACACTAGGGCCCCCTGCTTACAGCACGGTCACTGCCAGTTCAGAGTATCAGAGACCAGCCATTCGAGTTCAGCCTGTTGcagcaataaaaacagacagGAGCTTCAGCACTTCATCACAG agtccAGAAGTTTTAGACTTGGAAAAGCCCACCCTAAAACCCAAAGAATCCCTATCCAGTGGGGTACACCTGAACACAGCATCAGAAGAtaatttaaattccttttttgAACAGGAACGTGACCTAACAAGTCAATTTCATCAACAGCAGTCCAAATCTGTTCTTCTACCAAGACATCCTTCCCTGCCAGATTCTTCTCCAAGTACAATAGGAATGTTGGGCCTGCATAGGCACGTTTCAGATCCTGGTCTTCCTGGGAAATAG